Below is a genomic region from Terriglobia bacterium.
GCCTCGTGCGCCTCGAAGGCGGACAACCCGCAGGGGGGGCGCCCGCCCGTGGCAGTGGAGACCGCGCCGGCGGTGACCGGCACGCTCGAGGAGAGCATCGAGGTGGTGGGCTCGCTTGCGCCGAAAAACGACGCCGAGGTCCGCGCGGAGTACGCCGGAGCCGTGGCCGAGATCTACGTCAGCGAGTGGGTCCCGGTGAAGAAGGGGACGCCGCTGGCCCGCCTGGACACCCGCGAGCTCGATGCGGCGGTGAGCGCGGCGGAAGCGTCGGCCCGCGAGGCGGAGGCCGCGGTCGAGCGCGCCGACCGGGAGTACGAGCGCGCCGTCAAGCTCAAGGACGCCGGGCTCATGACCCAGCAGGGGCTCGACGAGGCGCTCACCGCCAAGGACGCCGCGCGCGCCGCGGTCGAGGCCGCCCGGGCCCGGGCCGCGACCGCCGGAGCGCGGCTCGAGAAGGCGATGATCCGGTCCCCCCTCGACGGCATCGTCGCCTCCCGCGACGTGAGCGTGGGCGACTTCGCCGACAAGGGCTCGCTCTTCCGCGTGGTGGACAACCGCCTCCTCGATCTCGTCGTCACGGTGCCGTCGGGACGGATTCACGGGGTAAGGGTCGGGCAGAAGCTCGTGTTCTCGAGCGACGCGGTCCCCGGCCGCTCGTTCGAGGGGACGGTGGCGCACATCAACCCCGAGGCCGAGGCCGGGAGCCGTGCGGTGCGCGTCCTGGCGGAGGTGCCCAACCCCGGCGGCGAGCTGAAGGGCGGCCTGTTCGTCAAGGGCCGCATCCTGACCGGCGCGCGCTCCGGCGTCGTCCAGGTGCCGCGCGCCGCCCTCCTGTCCTGGGACGTCCGGGCGAAGAAGGCGGACGTGTTCGTGCTCAGCGGTGACACGGCCAGGAGGCGAACCGTGGTGACCGGGGCGATCGCCGGGGACGCCGTCGAGATCGGCTCGGGCCTCGCCGCCGGGGACGTGGTCGTGACCCGCGGCGCGTTCAACCTCAGGGACGGCGACCGGGTGGCGGTGGCCGGGAACCGGGGGGCCTGAGCCGTGTTCCTCTCCAATCTGTCCATCAAGAGGCCCGTTTTCGCGACGGTCCTGATGCTGGGCCTCGTGACCCTGGGGCTGTTCTCGTACCGGCGTCTCGCGATCGACCTGATGCCCGACATCGAGATCCCCGTGCTCTCCATCGTCACCGAGTACCCGGGCGCCTCCCCCGAGACCGTGGAGCGGGAGGTGACCAAGCCGATCGAGGAGGCGGTCAACCCGATCTCGGGGGTCAAGCACGTGTCCTCGGTGTCGCGGGAAGGCCTCTCGAGCGTCGTGGTCGAGTTCGATCTCGAGGTGAAGATCAACGAGGCGTCGCAGGACGCCCGGGCCAAGATCAACGCGATACGCAACGAGCTTCCGGAGACGATGAAGGAGCCGGTGATCCAGAAGCTGGACTTCGGCGCCTTCCCCATCGTCTCCCTCGCGGTGCGCTCCACGAACCTCCCGCCCCGCGAGCTGACCACGCTGGCGGACCGGAAGATCAAGCGACGCCTCGAGAACATCCCGGGAGTCGGCAAGGTCAAGCTCGTGGGCTCGTCGAAGCGCGAGGTCGACGTCAACGTCGATCCGGCGCGAATCGAGGCCCTGGGCATGGGTGTCGACGAGATCGTCGCCGGGCTGCGCTCCGAGAACGTCAACACGCCGCTGGGACGGCTCAACCGCGGGACGTCGGAGATGCCGCTCCGGATCGCGGGGAAGCCGGGGGACGTGTCCGGCTTCGAGAGCATGGTCGTCGGGCGGCGCGGAACCCACACCATCACGCTGGGCGAGGTGGCGGAGGTGGTGGACGGGGTCGAGGAGGAGCGCTCCCTCGCGCTGGTCAACGGGGTCCCCGCCGTCGCCCTCAACGTCTTGAAGCAGAGCAAGGCCAACGTCGTCCAGGTCGTGGACGAGGTCAAGCGGACGATCGCGAA
It encodes:
- a CDS encoding efflux RND transporter periplasmic adaptor subunit, with the protein product MTTKTTLAGILLLAAAAAASCASKADNPQGGRPPVAVETAPAVTGTLEESIEVVGSLAPKNDAEVRAEYAGAVAEIYVSEWVPVKKGTPLARLDTRELDAAVSAAEASAREAEAAVERADREYERAVKLKDAGLMTQQGLDEALTAKDAARAAVEAARARAATAGARLEKAMIRSPLDGIVASRDVSVGDFADKGSLFRVVDNRLLDLVVTVPSGRIHGVRVGQKLVFSSDAVPGRSFEGTVAHINPEAEAGSRAVRVLAEVPNPGGELKGGLFVKGRILTGARSGVVQVPRAALLSWDVRAKKADVFVLSGDTARRRTVVTGAIAGDAVEIGSGLAAGDVVVTRGAFNLRDGDRVAVAGNRGA